From the Desulfobacterales bacterium genome, one window contains:
- a CDS encoding DUF3800 domain-containing protein has protein sequence MNLYLDESGDLGWTFDKPYRAGGSSRYLTIATLIIPKNLSHLPKRIVKKIYRSRNQSTARELKGKDLSKAEKQKFVSLVIALLKQNPSIQISVITVKKENVQDHIRIDANKLYNYMVNFAVLDKIKAYPAVNFIPDPRAIKVASGNSLVDYLQVKLWFELNVRTTIFHTPMESGANLNLQFVDFISHIVWSRYENNDYFFYKILRPFISEKPLFF, from the coding sequence ATGAATCTTTATCTTGATGAAAGCGGAGATTTAGGCTGGACTTTCGATAAGCCATATCGGGCCGGCGGCTCAAGTCGCTACCTGACCATAGCAACCCTGATAATTCCTAAAAACCTTTCCCACCTTCCAAAAAGAATCGTAAAAAAAATATACCGCAGCAGGAATCAGTCAACAGCCAGGGAACTTAAGGGAAAAGATCTTTCGAAAGCGGAAAAACAGAAGTTTGTCTCACTGGTTATTGCGTTGCTGAAACAAAACCCTTCTATTCAAATAAGCGTCATAACGGTTAAAAAAGAAAATGTTCAGGATCATATTAGAATTGATGCCAATAAACTTTACAATTACATGGTTAATTTCGCCGTATTAGATAAAATCAAAGCATATCCTGCCGTGAATTTCATCCCCGACCCCCGGGCAATTAAAGTGGCAAGCGGCAACAGTCTCGTGGATTATCTACAGGTAAAACTTTGGTTTGAACTCAATGTGAGAACCACTATTTTCCATACTCCAATGGAAAGCGGGGCCAATTTAAATCTTCAGTTTGTTGATTTCATTTCTCATATTGTTTGGAGTCGATACGAAAACAACGATTACTTCTTCTATAAAATTTTAAGACCCTTCATTTCGGAAAAGCCCCTCTTTTTTTGA